One part of the Strigops habroptila isolate Jane chromosome 23, bStrHab1.2.pri, whole genome shotgun sequence genome encodes these proteins:
- the LOC115618712 gene encoding retinol dehydrogenase 16-like, whose amino-acid sequence MWLFVAAALVGLFLLRRWYRERQTVPGLTEKFVLITGCDSGFGNLLARQLDARGLRVIAGCLTEPGAAALRAATSPRLQTLSLDVTSSQSIAAAAAWVKEHVGDRGLWGLVNNAGIAVPTCPNEWLTKDDFLKVINVNLIGLIEVTLSVLPLLRRARGRLVNVASVMGRIAFFGGGYCVSKFGVEAFSDSLRLEMNSFGVKISVIEPGYFRTSITSVENSEKHFLAAWEKLPEQVKADYGENYLKQFLESIRSMKDVCNPNLSLVTGCMEHALTSRYPRTRYAVGWDAKLFYIPISYMPSAISDRIFAQYQPEPAQKA is encoded by the exons ATGTGGCTGTTCGTGGCGGCAGCGCTGGTGGGGCTGTTCCTGCTGCGGCGCTGGTACCGGGAGCGCCAGACGGTGCCGGGGCTCACGGAGAAGTTCGTGCTCATCACGGGCTGCGACAGCGGCTTCGGGAACCTGCTGGCGCGGCAGTTGGATGCGCGGGGCCTGCGGGTGATCGCTGGGTGTCTGACCGAGCCGGGGGCTGCGGCGCTGCGGGCGGCCACCTCCCCGCGGCTGCAGACCCTGTCCCTGGATGTCACCTCCAGCCAGAGcatcgccgccgccgccgcatGGGTCAAGGAGCATGTGGGTGACCGAG GGCTCTGGGGGCTGGTGAACAACGCGGGCATCGCCGTCCCCACCTGCCCCAACGAGTGGCTGACCAAGGACGACTTCCTCAAAGTGATCAATGTCAACCTGATCGGCCTCATCGAGGTGACGCTGAGCGTCCTGCCCCTGCtgcggcgggcgcggggccggcTGGTCAATGTGGCCAGTGTGATGGGCCGCATCGCCTTCTTCGGTGGGGGGTACTGCGTCTCCAAGTTCGGGGTGGAAGCCTTTTCCGACAGTCTCCG GCTTGAGATGAACAGCTTTGGGGTGAAGATCAGTGTCATCGAGCCGGGGTACTTCCGGACGAGCATCACCTCTGTTGAGAACTCAGAGAAgcattttcttgctgcttgGGAGAAGCTCCCGGAGCAAGTCAAAGCGGATTATGGGGAAAACTACTTGAAGCAGT TTCTGGAATCAATCAGGAGCATGAAGGATGTGTGCAACCCCAACCTGTCGCTGGTGACGGGCTGCATGGAGCACGCACTGACCAGCCGCTACCCTCGCACCCGCTACGCCGTGGGGTGGGATGCCAAACTGTTCTACATCCCCATCAGCTACATGCCATCTGCCATCTCCGACCGCATCTTTGCCCAGTACCAGCCCGAGCCTGCCCAGAAAGCCTGA
- the TAC3 gene encoding tachykinin-3 isoform X6, with translation MRSRPVLTALLVLALPLALARRPPAAAPPGPAQGMPVPEPVPRRARGSLGAVYAALLQLLREEDAGPPAPAALQKRDMHDVFVGLMGKRAAEPGRPAGRESGGPSPRCSPA, from the exons ATGAGGAGCCGCCCGGTGCTGACGGCGCTGCTCGTCCTGGCGCTGCCGCTTGCCCTcgcccgccgcccccccgccgccgctccgccggGCCCCGCACAG GGGATGCCCGTCCCGGAGCCGGTGCCCCGGAGAGCCCGCGGCAGCCTCGGGGCCGTCTACGCCGCCCTGCTGCAGTTGCTGCGGGAGGAGGACGCCG GTCCCCCCGCGCCCGCGGCTCTGCAGAAGC GGGACATGCACGACGTCTTCGTGGGGCTCATGGGGAAGCGGGCGGCGGAGCCCGGGCGGCCGGCGGGGCGGGAGAGCGGCGGCCCGTCCCCACGGTGCTCCCCGGCGTGA
- the ZBTB39 gene encoding zinc finger and BTB domain-containing protein 39 gives MGMRIKLHSTNHPNNLLKELNKCRLSETMCDVTILVGTRSFAAHKAVLACAAGYFQNLFLNTGLDAARTYVVDFITPANFEKILSFVYTSELFTDLINVGVIYEVAERLGMEDLLKACHSTFPDLESSAITKQPSLSMSEGRSGPLSSTSSEQSHSLGEIRSSGEHFGPERNYILHGEVAGGYKEDERTTVSESSQTLPLMHPQQPPKTEQESDQGQFALATSMVTQPMNIVVQTTASSCQQYKVQSNGDYSKGSFFTADPSLDVSTGSNSCPSNSDHSKEQGFGQMDELQLEDLAEDELHFEDASEELGPSEEVIELSDDSEEELAFENDSRDSKAMPCQVCKKVLEPNIQLIRQHARDHVDLLTGNCKVCETHFKDRNSRVTHVLSHIGIFLFSCDMCETKFFTQWQLTLHRREGVFDNNVIVHPSDPLPGKVTMFGAGPGSELACAACGKPLAKDFHTVRNHILEHVNLKSQTCSVCDQRHLSLCSLMWHTLSHLGISVFSCSVCANSFVDRHLLEKHLAVHQNMEEALFRCHFCGQSFKLEAAYRYHVSQHKCGSSLDIRPSFGERLQQQSLQKRKLPEEFLSEDLALPNQPGNSKYSCKVCGKRFAHTSEFNYHRRIHTGEKPYQCKVCHKFFRGRSTIKCHLRTHSGALMYRCTVCGHYSSTLNLMSKHIGVHKGSLPPDFTIEQTFMYIIHSKDAEKNPDS, from the coding sequence ATGGGCATGAGGATCAAGCTGCACAGCACCAATCACCCCAACAACCTGCTGAAGGAACTCAACAAGTGCAGGCTCTCCGAGACCATGTGCGACGTCACCATCCTGGTGGGCACCCGCTCCTTCGCTGCACACAAGGCTGTTCtggcctgtgctgctggctaCTTCCAGAACCTCTTCCTGAACACGGGGCTGGATGCTGCGAGGACCTACGTGGTGGATTTCATCACGCCAGCCAACTTCGAGAAGATCCTCAGCTTCGTGTATACCTCCGAGCTCTTCACAGACCTGATCAATGTGGGTGTCATATACGAGGTGGCGGAGAGGCTGGGCATGGAGGATCTGCTGAAGGCCTGTCACTCAACCTTCCCTGACTTGGAGAGCTCAGCCATCACGAAGCAACCCTCCCTGTCCATGAGCGAGGGGCGGTCGGGGCCTCTGAGCAGCACCTCGTCGGAGCAGAGCCATTCTTTGGGTGAAATCCGGAGCAGTGGGGAACATTTTGGCCCTGAAAGGAATTACATCTTGCACGGGGAAGTGGCAGGCGGCTACAAAGAGGACGAGAGGACAACGGTGAGTGAAAGCAGCCAGACTCTTCCCCTGATGCATCCACAGCAGCCTCCCAAGACAGAACAGGAATCGGATCAAGGGCAGTTCGCTCTTGCCACGAGTATGGTGACCCAGCCCATGAACATCGTTGTTCAGACCACTGCGAGCTCCTGCCAGCAGTATAAAGTCCAGAGCAATGGTGACTACAGCAAGGGCAGCTTCTTTACTGCCGATCCCTCCCTGGATGTCTCCACGGGGAGCAACTCGTGTCCCAGCAACAGCGACCACTCCAAAGAGCAGGGGTTTGGGCAGATGGATGAGCTTCAACTGGAGGATTTGGCCGAGGACGAGCTGCATTTCGAAGATGCCAGCGAAGAGCTGGGCCCATCAGAAGAAGTTATTGAGCTGAGTGACGACAGTGAAGAGGAGCTGGCCTTTGAGAATGACAGCAGGGATAGCAAGGCCATGCCCTGCCAAGTGTGCAAGAAGGTTCTGGAGCCCAACATCCAGCTGATCCGCCAGCACGCCAGAGACCACGTTGACCTGCTCACCGGGAACTGCAAGGTCTGTGAAACCCACTTCAAGGACCGGAACTCCAGGGTCACTCACGTCTTGTCCCACATCGgcatcttcctcttctcctgtgACATGTGCGAGACCAAGTTCTTCACCCAGTGGCAGCTGACCCTGCACCGACGAGAAGGGGTCTTTGACAACAACGTCATCGTCCACCCCAGCGACCCGCTGCCGGGGAAGGTCACCATGTTTGGGGCAGGACCTGGCTCGGAGCTGGCGTGTGCTGCTTGTGGGAAGCCTTTGGCCAAAGATTTCCACACCGTCCGCAACCATATCCTGGAGCACGTGAACTTGAAAAGCCAAACGTGCAGCGTGTGTGACCAGAGGCACCTCAGCCTCTGCAGCCTGATGTGGCACACCCTGTCCCACTTGGGCATCTCGGTCTTCTCTTGCTCTGTTTGTGCCAACAGCTTTGTGGATCGGCACCTCCTGGAGAAGCACTTGGCTGTTCACCAGAACATGGAAGAGGCTCTTTTTCGGTGTCACTTCTGTGGCCAGAGCTTCAAGCTGGAAGCGGCGTATCGCTACCACGTCAGCCAGCACAAGTGTGGGAGCAGCCTGGACATCCGGCCCAGCTTTGGGGAGcgtctccagcagcagagcctgcagaagaggaagCTGCCAGAGGAGTTCCTGAGTGAAGACTTGGCGCTGCCCAACCAGCCGGGCAACAGCAAATACAGCTGCAAGGTGTGCGGGAAGAGGTTTGCCCACACCAGTGAGTTCAACTACCACCGGAGGATCCACACTGGAGAGAAGCCCTACCAGTGCAAAGTGTGCCACAAGTTCTTCCGTGGTCGCTCCACCATCAAGTGCCACCTGAGGACGCACTCGGGGGCCCTCATGTACCGCTGTACTGTGTGTGGGCACTACAGCTCCACGCTCAACCTCATGAGCAAGCACATAGGCGTGCACAAAGGCAGCCTCCCCCCGGACTTCACCATCGAACAGACTTTCATGTACATCATCCATTCCAAAGACGCGGAGAAGAACCCGGATAGCTGA
- the TAC3 gene encoding tachykinin-3 isoform X1, producing the protein MHEGGPRGRAPPSTMRSRPVLTALLVLALPLALARRPPAAAPPGPAQQGMPVPEPVPRRARGSLGAVYAALLQLLREEDAGPPAPAALQKRKSRPVPVPVPAPQPGPAALTAGLSAGDMHDVFVGLMGKRAAEPGRPAGRESGGPSPRCSPA; encoded by the exons ATGCACGAAGGGGGACCACGAGGGCGG GCCCCCCCATCGACGATGAGGAGCCGCCCGGTGCTGACGGCGCTGCTCGTCCTGGCGCTGCCGCTTGCCCTcgcccgccgcccccccgccgccgctccgccggGCCCCGCACAG CAGGGGATGCCCGTCCCGGAGCCGGTGCCCCGGAGAGCCCGCGGCAGCCTCGGGGCCGTCTACGCCGCCCTGCTGCAGTTGCTGCGGGAGGAGGACGCCG GTCCCCCCGCGCCCGCGGCTCTGCAGAAGCGTAAGTCCCGCCCGGTCCCGGTGCCGGTCCCGGCGCCGCAGCCGGGCCCCGCGGCGCTGACGGCGGGTCTCTCCGCAGGGGACATGCACGACGTCTTCGTGGGGCTCATGGGGAAGCGGGCGGCGGAGCCCGGGCGGCCGGCGGGGCGGGAGAGCGGCGGCCCGTCCCCACGGTGCTCCCCGGCGTGA
- the PRIM1 gene encoding DNA primase small subunit, translating to MARFEPAALPDLLPVFYRRLFPHGAYGRWLGYGGVVKNYFQLREFSFTLRDDVYVRFQSFGSPQELERELQKTNPYKIDIGAVYSHRPNQHNTVHLGAFQPQEKELVFDIDMTDYDDVRTCCSSADICSKCWTLMTIAVRIIDRALVEDLGMKHRLWVYSGRRGVHCWVCDDAVRKWSPALRAATVEYLTLVKGGAETVKKVNVSEPVHPFIRRSVGVVEKYFETYALVGQDILGSPESWDKVLALIPEEHREPLQAEFPKKRDSVQRWELLKGRMERTRRAAATGKGVGCYADWEVMLQFCFPRLDINVSKGVGHLLKSPFSVHPKTGRISVPLDLQKLDQFDPFTVPTISSLCHELDAAGAAEEQEDGSETEPKRRARDYKRTSLAPYVRLFEHFVEEMERARRGEMLRRSDLQGDF from the exons ATGGCGCGGTTCGAACCCGCGGCGCTGCCCGACCTGCTCCCGGTGTTCTACCGGCGGCTCTTCCCGCACGGCGCCTACGGCCGCTGGCTCGGCTACGGCGGCG TGGTGAAGAACTACTTCCAGCTGCGGGAGTTCTCCTTCACGCTGCGGGACGATGTCTATGTGCGGTTCCAGTCCTTCGGCAGCCCCCAGGAGCTGGAGCGGGAGCTGCAGAAAACCAACCCCTACAAGATCGACATCGGCGCCGTCTACTCGCACCGG CCCAACCAGCACAACACGGTGCACTTGGGAGCCTTCCAGCCGCAGGAGAAGGAGCTGGTCTTTGACATCGACATGACGGACTACGACGATGTCCGGACGTGCTGCAG CTCGGCCGATATCTGCTCCAAGTGCTGGACCCTTATGACCATCGCCGTGCGCATCATTGACCGCGCGCTCGTGG AGGACCTGGGCATGAAGCATCGCCTATGGGTGTACTCGGGCCGGAGGGGTGTCCACTGCTGGGTGTGTGACGATGCTGTGCGCAAGTGGTCCCCAGCGCTGCGGGCGGCCACCGTGGAGTACTTGACCCTGGTGAAG GGTGGAGCGGAGACTGTGAAGAAGGTGAATGTCTCCGAGCCTGTCCACCCCTTCATCAG GCGCTCGGTTGGTGTGGTGGAGAAGTACTTTGAGACCTATGCGCTGGTGGGACAGGACATCCTGGGCAGCCCGGAGAGCTGGGACAAGGTGCTGGCCCTCATCCCGGAGG AGCACCGTGAGCCGCTGCAGGCTGAGTTCCCCAAGAAGCGGGACTCGGTGCAGCgctgggagctgctgaaggGCCGGATGGAGCGGACACGG AGGGCGGCAGCGACCGGGAAGGGCGTCGGGTGCTACGCGGACTGGGAGGTgatgctgcagttctgcttcccCCGCCTCGACATCAACGTCAGCAAAGGGGTCGGGCACCTCCTGAAGAGCCCCTTCAGCGTCCACCCCAAAACGG GTCGCATTTCGGTGCCGCTGGATCTGCAGAAGCTCGACCAGTTTGACCCATTCACTGTCCCCACCATCAG CTCCCTGTGCCATGAGCTGGATGCGGCCGGTGCGGCCGAGGAGCAGGAGGATGGTTCAGAGACGGAGCCAAAGCGCCGTGCGCGGG ACTACAAGAGGACGAGCCTGGCGCCCTACGTGCGGCTCTTCGAGCACTTCGTGGAGGAGATGGAGCGCGCCCGGCGGGGAGAGATGCTCCGGAGGAGCG ACCTACAGGGAGACTTCTGA
- the GPR182 gene encoding G-protein coupled receptor 182 — MAEVTTAPTETHTLLNEYKDYHNWSELFHLLNYTYTFCEFSLDENVKRVILFILYLVIFVVGLVENLLVIWVNWQTRGNKSLVNLYIINMAIADLGVLLSLPIWMLEVMLDYTWLWGSFLCRFTHYFYFANMYASIFFLTCLSVDRYVSLTSSSLFWRKHQHRARRIVCACSWLLAAAIPFLEVTHMQLVNTGEPICIFMAPFETYDEWALAVSLATTTIGFVIPFPIITVFNVLTARFIKRTKPESRKHCLLIYAYILVFLVSWLPFHIMLTLLTLDGNHIILHCTFAHFLYFFYDIIDCFTLLHCVINPILYNFLSKNFRSKLISAVVKYIPKDQGNQKGADNSSSTTQHSIVIAKDNNPPN; from the coding sequence ATGGCCGAGGTGACCACTGCCCCCACCGAGACCCACACGCTCCTGAACGAGTACAAGGACTACCACAACTGGTCCGAGCTCTTCCACCTCCTGAACTACACCTACACCTTCTGCGAGTTCAGCCTGGATGAGAACGTCAAGCGGGTGATCCTCTTCATCCTTTACCTCGTCATCTTCGTGGTGGGCTTGGTGGAGAACCTCCTCGTCATCTGGGTCAACTGGCAGACACGGGGCAACAAGAGCTTGGTCAACCTCTACATCATCAACATGGCCATTGCTGACCTGGGAGTGCTGCTCTCGCTGCCCATCTGGATGCTGGAGGTGATGCTGGATTACACTTGGCTCTGGGGCAGCTTCCTCTGCCGCTTCACGCACTACTTCTACTTCGCCAACATGTACGCCAGCATCTTCTTCCTCACCTGCCTGAGCGTGGACCGCTACGTGTCCCTGACCAGCTCCTCCCTCTTCTGGCGCAAGCACCAGCACCGCGCTCGCCGCATTGTCTGCGCCTGCAGTTGGCTCTTGGCAGCAGCGATCCCATTCCTGGAGGTCACCCACATGCAGCTGGTCAACACCGGGGAGCCCATCTGCATCTTCATGGCCCCCTTCGAGACCTACGACGAGTGGGCGCTGGCGGTCAGCTTGGCCACCACCACCATTGGGTTCGtcatccccttccccatcatCACCGTTTTCAACGTCCTGACGGCCAGGTTCATCAAGCGCACCAAGCCGGAGAGCAGGAAGCACTGTCTGCTCATCTACGCCTATATCCTCGTCTTCCTCGTCAGCTGGCTGCCCTTCCACATCATGCTCACGCTGCTCACCCTCGATGGCAACCACATCATCCTCCACTGCACCTTCGCCCACTTCCTCTACTTCTTCTACGACATCATCGACTGCTTCACGCTGCTCCACTGTGTCATCAACCCAATCCTCTACAACTTCCTCAGCAAGAACTTCCGCAGCAAGCTCATCTCTGCCGTGGTCAAGTACATCCCCAAGGACCAGGGCAACCAGAAGGGCGCAGACAACTCCTCCTCCACCACGCAGCACTCCATAGTCATCGCAAAGGACAACAACCCTCCCAACTAA
- the TAC3 gene encoding tachykinin-3 isoform X5, with product MHEGGPRGRAPPSTMRSRPVLTALLVLALPLALARRPPAAAPPGPAQQGMPVPEPVPRRARGSLGAVYAALLQLLREEDAGPPAPAALQKRDMHDVFVGLMGKRAAEPGRPAGRESGGPSPRCSPA from the exons ATGCACGAAGGGGGACCACGAGGGCGG GCCCCCCCATCGACGATGAGGAGCCGCCCGGTGCTGACGGCGCTGCTCGTCCTGGCGCTGCCGCTTGCCCTcgcccgccgcccccccgccgccgctccgccggGCCCCGCACAG CAGGGGATGCCCGTCCCGGAGCCGGTGCCCCGGAGAGCCCGCGGCAGCCTCGGGGCCGTCTACGCCGCCCTGCTGCAGTTGCTGCGGGAGGAGGACGCCG GTCCCCCCGCGCCCGCGGCTCTGCAGAAGC GGGACATGCACGACGTCTTCGTGGGGCTCATGGGGAAGCGGGCGGCGGAGCCCGGGCGGCCGGCGGGGCGGGAGAGCGGCGGCCCGTCCCCACGGTGCTCCCCGGCGTGA
- the TAC3 gene encoding tachykinin-3 isoform X2 yields the protein MHEGGPRGRAPPSTMRSRPVLTALLVLALPLALARRPPAAAPPGPAQGMPVPEPVPRRARGSLGAVYAALLQLLREEDAGPPAPAALQKRKSRPVPVPVPAPQPGPAALTAGLSAGDMHDVFVGLMGKRAAEPGRPAGRESGGPSPRCSPA from the exons ATGCACGAAGGGGGACCACGAGGGCGG GCCCCCCCATCGACGATGAGGAGCCGCCCGGTGCTGACGGCGCTGCTCGTCCTGGCGCTGCCGCTTGCCCTcgcccgccgcccccccgccgccgctccgccggGCCCCGCACAG GGGATGCCCGTCCCGGAGCCGGTGCCCCGGAGAGCCCGCGGCAGCCTCGGGGCCGTCTACGCCGCCCTGCTGCAGTTGCTGCGGGAGGAGGACGCCG GTCCCCCCGCGCCCGCGGCTCTGCAGAAGCGTAAGTCCCGCCCGGTCCCGGTGCCGGTCCCGGCGCCGCAGCCGGGCCCCGCGGCGCTGACGGCGGGTCTCTCCGCAGGGGACATGCACGACGTCTTCGTGGGGCTCATGGGGAAGCGGGCGGCGGAGCCCGGGCGGCCGGCGGGGCGGGAGAGCGGCGGCCCGTCCCCACGGTGCTCCCCGGCGTGA
- the TAC3 gene encoding tachykinin-3 isoform X3: MRSRPVLTALLVLALPLALARRPPAAAPPGPAQQGMPVPEPVPRRARGSLGAVYAALLQLLREEDAGPPAPAALQKRKSRPVPVPVPAPQPGPAALTAGLSAGDMHDVFVGLMGKRAAEPGRPAGRESGGPSPRCSPA, from the exons ATGAGGAGCCGCCCGGTGCTGACGGCGCTGCTCGTCCTGGCGCTGCCGCTTGCCCTcgcccgccgcccccccgccgccgctccgccggGCCCCGCACAG CAGGGGATGCCCGTCCCGGAGCCGGTGCCCCGGAGAGCCCGCGGCAGCCTCGGGGCCGTCTACGCCGCCCTGCTGCAGTTGCTGCGGGAGGAGGACGCCG GTCCCCCCGCGCCCGCGGCTCTGCAGAAGCGTAAGTCCCGCCCGGTCCCGGTGCCGGTCCCGGCGCCGCAGCCGGGCCCCGCGGCGCTGACGGCGGGTCTCTCCGCAGGGGACATGCACGACGTCTTCGTGGGGCTCATGGGGAAGCGGGCGGCGGAGCCCGGGCGGCCGGCGGGGCGGGAGAGCGGCGGCCCGTCCCCACGGTGCTCCCCGGCGTGA
- the TAC3 gene encoding tachykinin-3 isoform X4, whose translation MRSRPVLTALLVLALPLALARRPPAAAPPGPAQGMPVPEPVPRRARGSLGAVYAALLQLLREEDAGPPAPAALQKRKSRPVPVPVPAPQPGPAALTAGLSAGDMHDVFVGLMGKRAAEPGRPAGRESGGPSPRCSPA comes from the exons ATGAGGAGCCGCCCGGTGCTGACGGCGCTGCTCGTCCTGGCGCTGCCGCTTGCCCTcgcccgccgcccccccgccgccgctccgccggGCCCCGCACAG GGGATGCCCGTCCCGGAGCCGGTGCCCCGGAGAGCCCGCGGCAGCCTCGGGGCCGTCTACGCCGCCCTGCTGCAGTTGCTGCGGGAGGAGGACGCCG GTCCCCCCGCGCCCGCGGCTCTGCAGAAGCGTAAGTCCCGCCCGGTCCCGGTGCCGGTCCCGGCGCCGCAGCCGGGCCCCGCGGCGCTGACGGCGGGTCTCTCCGCAGGGGACATGCACGACGTCTTCGTGGGGCTCATGGGGAAGCGGGCGGCGGAGCCCGGGCGGCCGGCGGGGCGGGAGAGCGGCGGCCCGTCCCCACGGTGCTCCCCGGCGTGA